A genomic region of Enterobacter hormaechei ATCC 49162 contains the following coding sequences:
- a CDS encoding SDR family oxidoreductase — protein sequence MAIALVTGASRGIGKATALQLASEGYTVAVNFHHNIKAATDVINHIVEAGGKAFAVRADISDEAQVMAMFDSIDREGEPLTALVNNAGILFEQSTIENLSAERINRVLTTNVTGYFLCCREAVKRMSHKHGGKGGAIVNVSSAASRLGAPGEYVDYAASKGAVDSLTTGLALEVAAQGIRVNCVRPGLIYTDIHASGGEPGRVDRVKSMLPMQRGGQPEEVAQAITWLLSDKASYVTGSFLELAGGK from the coding sequence ATGGCAATTGCATTGGTCACCGGCGCCAGCCGGGGTATTGGTAAAGCCACCGCGCTACAGCTGGCAAGCGAAGGCTACACCGTTGCGGTAAATTTTCATCACAACATCAAGGCTGCGACGGATGTGATTAATCACATCGTTGAAGCAGGGGGAAAAGCCTTTGCCGTGCGCGCGGATATCAGCGATGAGGCACAGGTGATGGCGATGTTCGACAGCATCGATCGCGAAGGTGAACCGCTCACCGCGCTGGTAAATAACGCCGGGATTTTGTTTGAACAATCCACTATCGAAAACCTCTCCGCTGAACGTATCAACCGCGTGCTGACTACCAACGTCACCGGTTATTTTCTCTGCTGCCGTGAGGCGGTTAAGCGCATGTCGCATAAACACGGCGGCAAAGGGGGCGCGATTGTGAATGTCTCCTCGGCGGCATCACGGCTGGGCGCGCCGGGGGAATATGTGGATTATGCTGCCTCCAAAGGGGCGGTGGATTCCCTGACCACCGGCCTCGCGCTGGAGGTGGCGGCACAGGGCATTCGCGTTAACTGCGTGCGGCCAGGCCTGATTTATACCGATATTCACGCCTCCGGCGGCGAACCGGGGCGTGTGGATCGGGTGAAGTCGATGTTACCGATGCAGCGTGGCGGTCAGCCGGAGGAGGTCGCCCAGGCCATAACCTGGCTGCTGAGCGACAAAGCCTCCTATGTTACCGGGAGCTTCCTTGAGCTGGCTGGCGGGAAGTAA
- a CDS encoding protein disulfide oxidoreductase, with protein MASKLPRLLCELTVWLLIGVAVSLAVDYYRQPALPQNFSATRLHTLDGETVDLAAMSEGRPLLVYVWATWCGVCRYTTPSVAALAADGGNVMSVALRSGDNAMLEKWLRKKKVTMPTVNDASGELARQWDVQVTPTLVVISHGEVKSITTGWTSSWGMRLRLWLAS; from the coding sequence ATGGCAAGTAAGCTGCCGCGCCTGCTGTGCGAGCTGACCGTGTGGCTGCTGATTGGCGTAGCCGTGAGCCTGGCGGTGGACTATTACCGCCAGCCCGCGCTGCCGCAGAATTTCTCCGCGACGCGTCTGCACACCCTCGACGGCGAGACCGTCGATCTTGCTGCCATGAGCGAGGGGCGTCCGCTGCTGGTTTACGTCTGGGCGACATGGTGCGGCGTCTGCCGCTACACCACGCCATCGGTGGCGGCGCTTGCCGCGGACGGGGGTAACGTGATGTCGGTTGCGCTGCGCTCGGGCGATAACGCGATGCTCGAAAAGTGGCTGAGGAAGAAGAAGGTGACGATGCCCACGGTCAACGACGCCAGCGGAGAACTGGCGCGTCAGTGGGACGTTCAGGTGACGCCAACGCTGGTGGTGATCTCTCACGGTGAAGTGAAGTCGATCACCACCGGCTGGACCAGCAGCTGGGGAATGCGCCTGCGGCTGTGGCTGGCGTCGTAG
- a CDS encoding DsbA family protein, translating into MRTFIALLLLSLTTFSFAASTEGDADDQLAALLFNDPASPRTGATSPKLTIVSFTDYNCPYCKQFDPMLEKIVQENPDVQLIVKLLPFKGQSSVNAAKVALSTWQQAPDKFWALHQRLMMKKGYHDDASITAAQVKTGTDSIKTDDKTMDSLKMNLILAQVLNIQGTPATIIGDQMVAGAIPYDDLEGLVKEQLANAHGK; encoded by the coding sequence ATGCGTACGTTTATCGCCTTACTGCTGCTCTCTTTAACGACCTTCAGTTTTGCTGCGTCGACAGAGGGCGATGCCGATGACCAGCTGGCCGCACTGCTGTTCAACGATCCGGCCAGCCCGCGAACCGGCGCGACATCGCCGAAGCTCACCATCGTCTCCTTCACGGACTACAACTGCCCTTACTGCAAGCAGTTCGACCCGATGCTGGAGAAAATCGTGCAGGAAAATCCCGACGTGCAGCTCATCGTCAAACTGCTGCCGTTCAAGGGGCAAAGCTCGGTGAATGCCGCTAAAGTGGCGCTCTCAACGTGGCAGCAGGCGCCGGATAAATTCTGGGCGCTGCATCAGCGGCTGATGATGAAAAAGGGCTATCACGATGACGCCAGCATCACCGCCGCGCAGGTGAAAACCGGAACGGACAGCATTAAAACGGATGATAAAACCATGGACAGCTTAAAGATGAACCTGATCCTGGCGCAGGTGCTGAATATTCAGGGCACCCCGGCGACCATTATCGGTGACCAGATGGTGGCGGGCGCAATCCCGTATGACGACCTGGAGGGGCTGGTCAAAGAACAGCTGGCAAACGCCCATGGCAAGTAA
- a CDS encoding protein-disulfide reductase DsbD family protein, with amino-acid sequence MFTVFRRLLVCLLWLWLPLSQAADSGWLRAADNQHASVRLRAQPESSGETRLLLDVALQKGWKTYWRSPGEGGVAPAIKWHQPVEANWRWPVPQRFDVAGITTQGYHGDVSFPITLRGDVPKILSGVLTLSTCSNVCILTDYPFSLNLTASAGAGFDYDFSRAMGTLPLSGGLTSTLNATYAPGKLTVTAQRDAGWQAPSLFIDGMDDVDFGKPTLAVRGDSLVATVPVTDSWGEAAPNLSGKTLSLVLADSGQAQESRVDIQPGSAAPAFSLGWVLLMALAGGLILNVMPCVLPVLAMKLGTLMQTGLQARGQVRRQFLASVAGIVISFLALALMMTVLRLGNQALGWGIQFQNPWFIGAMTLVMVLFSASLLGLFEIRLPSGASTFLATRGGNGLAGHFWQGAFATLLATPCTAPFLGTAVSVALAAPLPLLWGIFLAMGIGMSLPWLLVAAWPGLARKLPRPGRWMNVVRLVLGLMMLGSSLWLLSLLTVHIGSLPVITLGVLLILALLLATAWRYRWQTALRAGAFAVVVAGAVSFVSGSGGESSRRDRIHWQPLSEQAITRALAENKRVFVDVTADWCVTCKANKYNVLLRDDVQDALSAPDVVALRGDWSRPSDTISQFLTTRGSAAVPFNQIYGPGLPQGHVLPALLSREAVLSTLSDAKGN; translated from the coding sequence ATGTTTACTGTATTCAGGCGACTGCTGGTCTGCCTGCTTTGGCTATGGCTGCCCCTTAGCCAGGCTGCCGACAGCGGCTGGCTGCGCGCCGCCGATAATCAACACGCCAGCGTCAGGCTGCGTGCACAACCCGAGAGCAGCGGCGAAACTCGCCTGCTGCTGGACGTCGCCCTGCAAAAAGGCTGGAAAACCTACTGGCGCTCGCCGGGCGAAGGCGGCGTCGCACCCGCGATTAAATGGCATCAGCCCGTCGAGGCAAACTGGCGCTGGCCTGTGCCGCAGCGCTTCGACGTCGCGGGCATCACCACGCAGGGCTATCACGGCGATGTCAGCTTTCCCATCACCCTGCGGGGCGACGTTCCGAAGATCCTGAGCGGCGTGCTGACGCTCTCCACCTGTAGCAACGTCTGTATTCTCACCGACTACCCGTTTTCGCTGAACCTGACCGCATCCGCTGGCGCCGGTTTTGATTACGATTTCAGCCGGGCCATGGGCACCCTTCCGCTCAGCGGCGGGTTGACCTCAACGCTTAACGCCACCTATGCCCCCGGCAAGCTGACCGTGACGGCACAGCGTGACGCAGGCTGGCAGGCGCCGTCGCTGTTTATCGACGGCATGGACGACGTTGATTTCGGCAAGCCGACCCTCGCCGTACGCGGTGATTCACTGGTCGCCACCGTGCCCGTGACGGACAGCTGGGGCGAAGCCGCGCCCAACCTCAGCGGGAAAACCCTGTCGCTGGTTCTGGCCGATAGCGGTCAGGCGCAGGAGTCCCGCGTGGATATCCAGCCGGGCAGCGCCGCCCCCGCGTTCTCGTTAGGCTGGGTGCTGCTGATGGCGCTGGCTGGCGGCCTGATCCTTAACGTCATGCCCTGCGTACTGCCCGTGCTGGCCATGAAGCTGGGCACGCTGATGCAAACCGGGCTACAGGCGCGCGGTCAGGTACGTCGACAGTTTCTTGCGTCGGTCGCCGGGATAGTCATCTCGTTCCTCGCGCTGGCGCTGATGATGACGGTATTACGTTTAGGCAATCAGGCGCTTGGCTGGGGGATCCAGTTCCAGAACCCGTGGTTTATTGGCGCGATGACGCTGGTGATGGTGCTCTTCAGCGCCAGCCTGCTGGGGTTATTTGAAATCCGCCTCCCTTCCGGCGCCAGCACCTTCCTCGCCACGCGTGGGGGGAACGGCCTGGCGGGCCATTTCTGGCAAGGCGCGTTTGCCACGCTGCTGGCGACGCCCTGCACCGCGCCATTCCTGGGGACGGCGGTCTCGGTCGCGCTGGCGGCGCCGCTTCCCCTGCTGTGGGGGATCTTCCTGGCGATGGGTATCGGCATGAGCCTGCCGTGGCTGCTGGTGGCGGCCTGGCCGGGGCTGGCCCGAAAGCTGCCGCGACCGGGACGCTGGATGAACGTTGTGCGCCTGGTGCTGGGGCTGATGATGCTTGGCTCCTCGCTGTGGCTGCTCAGCCTGCTGACGGTGCACATTGGCAGCCTGCCCGTTATCACGCTGGGCGTACTGCTAATCCTCGCGCTGCTGCTGGCCACCGCCTGGCGCTACCGCTGGCAAACGGCCCTGCGCGCCGGAGCATTCGCTGTCGTGGTAGCCGGGGCGGTCTCGTTTGTTTCCGGCTCCGGTGGCGAGAGTTCCCGCCGCGATCGTATTCACTGGCAGCCGCTCAGCGAGCAGGCCATTACCCGCGCGCTGGCGGAGAACAAACGAGTGTTCGTCGACGTAACCGCCGACTGGTGCGTGACCTGTAAAGCCAATAAATACAACGTGCTGCTGCGTGACGACGTGCAGGATGCGCTCTCCGCCCCTGACGTGGTCGCCCTGCGCGGCGACTGGAGTCGCCCCTCCGATACCATCAGCCAGTTTTTAACCACGCGCGGCAGCGCCGCCGTGCCGTTTAATCAGATCTACGGACCGGGATTACCGCAGGGCCACGTGCTGCCTGCGTTGTTAAGCCGCGAAGCGGTGCTGAGCACCCTGTCCGATGCGAAAGGAAACTAA
- a CDS encoding 6-phospho-beta-glucosidase: protein MKKLTLPKDFLWGGAVAAHQVEGGWNKGGKGPSICDVLTGGAHGVPREITQEVIEGKYYPNHEAVDFYSHYKEDIKLFAEMGFKCFRTSIAWTRIFPKGDETQPNEEGLKFYDDMFDELLKYNIEPVITLSHFEMPLYLVQEYGGWTNRKVVDFFVRFSEVVFERYKNKVKYWMTFNEINNQRNWRAPLFGYCCSGVVYTEHDNPEETMYQVLHHQFVASALAVKAARRINPEMKVGCMLAMVALYPYSCKPEDVMFAQGSMRERYVFTDVQLRGYYPSYVLNEWERRGFSIKMEAGDEQILREGTCDYLGFSYYMTNAVKAEGGTGDAISGFEGSVPNPYVKASDWGWQIDPVGLRYSLCELYERYQKPLFIVENGFGAYDNVEEDGSINDDYRIDYLRAHVEEMMKAVTWDGVDLMGYTPWGCIDCVSFTTGQYSKRYGFIYVNKHDDGTGDMSRSRKKSFEWYKTVIASNGETL, encoded by the coding sequence ATGAAAAAACTCACCTTACCGAAAGATTTTTTATGGGGCGGCGCGGTGGCGGCGCACCAGGTTGAAGGCGGCTGGAACAAAGGCGGCAAAGGGCCAAGCATCTGCGACGTGCTCACCGGCGGTGCACACGGCGTTCCGCGTGAAATCACGCAGGAAGTGATTGAAGGCAAATATTACCCGAACCACGAAGCCGTCGACTTCTATAGTCATTACAAAGAAGACATCAAGCTGTTTGCCGAGATGGGCTTCAAATGTTTCCGTACCTCCATCGCCTGGACGCGCATCTTCCCGAAAGGCGACGAAACTCAGCCAAACGAAGAGGGGCTGAAGTTTTACGACGACATGTTCGATGAACTGCTGAAGTACAACATCGAGCCGGTGATCACCCTCTCCCACTTCGAAATGCCGCTGTACCTCGTTCAGGAATACGGCGGATGGACCAACCGTAAAGTGGTCGATTTCTTTGTGCGCTTCTCGGAAGTCGTATTTGAGCGCTACAAAAATAAGGTCAAATACTGGATGACCTTCAACGAAATCAACAACCAGCGCAACTGGCGTGCGCCACTGTTCGGCTACTGCTGCTCTGGCGTGGTCTATACCGAGCACGATAACCCGGAAGAGACCATGTACCAGGTGCTGCACCACCAGTTCGTGGCCAGCGCGCTGGCGGTGAAAGCCGCACGCCGCATTAACCCGGAGATGAAAGTCGGCTGCATGCTGGCGATGGTGGCGCTCTATCCGTACTCCTGTAAACCAGAGGACGTGATGTTCGCTCAGGGATCCATGCGCGAGCGCTACGTCTTTACCGACGTACAGCTGCGCGGCTACTACCCGTCCTACGTGCTGAACGAGTGGGAGCGCCGTGGCTTCTCCATCAAAATGGAAGCAGGCGACGAGCAGATCCTGCGTGAAGGCACCTGCGACTACTTAGGTTTCAGCTACTACATGACCAACGCGGTCAAAGCGGAAGGCGGCACCGGCGACGCCATTTCCGGCTTCGAGGGCAGCGTGCCGAACCCATACGTCAAAGCGTCCGACTGGGGCTGGCAGATTGATCCGGTAGGACTGCGCTATTCGCTGTGTGAACTGTACGAGCGTTACCAGAAGCCGCTGTTTATCGTGGAAAACGGTTTCGGCGCCTACGACAACGTGGAAGAGGACGGCAGCATCAACGATGACTACCGCATCGACTACCTGCGTGCCCACGTCGAAGAGATGATGAAGGCGGTGACCTGGGACGGCGTGGATCTGATGGGCTACACCCCGTGGGGCTGCATCGACTGCGTCTCCTTCACCACCGGCCAGTACAGCAAGCGCTACGGCTTTATCTACGTCAACAAGCACGACGACGGCACCGGTGACATGTCCCGCTCCCGTAAGAAGAGCTTTGAGTGGTATAAAACCGTCATTGCCAGCAACGGCGAAACGCTGTAA
- a CDS encoding MurR/RpiR family transcriptional regulator → MFSHSAIASLNNLEMMVYNYVIKNRDKVMYMTIRELADAAGVSTTTILRFCRKLNCEGYSEFRVRFKLYLEQNEPQQANFGASEIISFFKSVNNEEFDALLDKAVDIILSSERIIFVGAGTSGSLAKYGARFFSNIGKFSNHIDDPYFPVTNDMAKNALAIVLSVSGETEEILRFASQFSLHHCKVLSITSHEHSRLAKLADFNLSWHVPQTRIGGVYDITTQIPVIYILESLGRKLAKKLTE, encoded by the coding sequence ATGTTCAGCCATTCCGCCATTGCCAGCCTCAACAATCTGGAAATGATGGTCTATAACTATGTCATTAAGAACCGCGACAAAGTGATGTACATGACCATCCGCGAACTGGCGGATGCGGCGGGGGTCTCTACCACCACTATCCTGCGCTTCTGCCGTAAGCTCAACTGCGAAGGCTACTCGGAATTTCGGGTGCGCTTTAAACTCTATCTGGAACAAAACGAGCCGCAGCAGGCGAATTTTGGCGCCAGTGAAATTATCAGCTTCTTCAAAAGCGTAAATAACGAAGAGTTCGATGCGCTATTAGATAAAGCCGTCGATATTATTTTATCTTCTGAACGAATTATTTTTGTCGGTGCGGGCACCTCCGGATCGCTGGCAAAATATGGCGCACGTTTCTTTTCAAATATCGGAAAGTTCAGCAACCATATCGACGACCCTTATTTCCCGGTCACGAATGATATGGCTAAAAATGCGCTGGCCATTGTCCTCTCCGTCTCCGGTGAAACCGAAGAGATCCTGCGCTTCGCCAGCCAGTTCAGCCTGCACCACTGCAAGGTGCTCTCCATCACCAGCCACGAACATTCGCGTCTCGCGAAGCTCGCAGACTTTAACCTCTCCTGGCATGTCCCGCAAACGCGCATTGGCGGCGTATACGATATCACCACGCAAATTCCCGTCATCTATATTCTGGAATCATTAGGCCGGAAACTGGCGAAGAAATTAACAGAATAA
- the trhA gene encoding PAQR family membrane homeostasis protein TrhA yields MVSRPLIAQGYSLAEEVANSISHGIGLVFGIVGLVLLLVQAVDTNASAMAITSYSLYGGSMILLFLASTLYHAIPHQRAKIWLKKFDHCAIYLLIAGTYTPFLLVGLNSPLSRGLMIVIWSLALLGILFKLTIAHRFKVLSLVTYLTMGWLSLIVVYQLAVKLSVGGVTLLAVGGVVYSLGVIFYVCKRIPYNHAIWHGFVLGGSVCHFLAIYLYVGQV; encoded by the coding sequence ATGGTGAGCAGACCATTAATCGCACAGGGATATTCGCTGGCTGAGGAAGTAGCCAACAGTATAAGCCACGGCATTGGCCTGGTGTTTGGGATTGTCGGTTTAGTATTACTGCTGGTGCAGGCGGTGGATACCAATGCCAGCGCGATGGCGATCACCAGCTACAGCCTGTATGGCGGGAGTATGATCCTGCTTTTCCTGGCCTCAACGCTGTATCACGCTATTCCGCATCAACGGGCGAAGATATGGCTTAAGAAATTTGACCACTGCGCTATCTATCTTCTTATTGCAGGTACTTACACGCCGTTTTTGCTGGTGGGACTCAACTCACCGCTGTCGCGTGGCCTGATGATTGTGATCTGGAGCCTGGCGCTGCTGGGGATCCTGTTTAAGCTGACCATTGCGCACCGGTTTAAAGTGCTGTCGCTGGTTACCTATCTGACAATGGGCTGGCTGTCGCTGATCGTGGTATATCAGTTAGCCGTTAAGCTGTCGGTAGGCGGCGTAACGCTTCTGGCGGTGGGCGGTGTGGTCTACTCGCTGGGCGTGATTTTTTACGTCTGCAAGCGCATCCCGTACAACCATGCCATCTGGCACGGCTTTGTGCTGGGCGGCAGCGTGTGTCACTTCCTGGCAATTTATTTGTATGTGGGTCAGGTGTAG
- the ygfZ gene encoding tRNA-modifying protein YgfZ, which yields MAFTPFSPRQPAASARLPLTLITLDDWALATLTGADSEKYLQGQVTADVAQLTEHQHLLAAHCDPKGKMWSNLRLFRRQDGFAFIERRSLRDAQLKELKKYAVFSKVTITPDDEHVLLGVAGFQARAALKNLFAELPDAEKQLVSEGATSILWFEHPAERFLLVTDVATAERVTDALRGEAQLNNSQQWLALNIEAGLPVIDAANSAQFIPQATNIQALGGISFKKGCYTGQEMVARAKFRGANKRALWTLAGHASRVPEAGEDLEMKMGENWRRTGTVLAAVQLDDGRLLVQVVMNNDMEPDSVFRVRDDANTLSIEPLPYSLED from the coding sequence ATGGCATTTACACCATTTTCTCCTCGCCAGCCCGCCGCCTCTGCGCGTCTGCCGCTGACGCTGATTACTCTTGATGACTGGGCACTGGCGACACTGACCGGTGCGGACAGCGAAAAATACCTGCAAGGCCAGGTCACGGCGGACGTGGCGCAGTTGACGGAGCACCAGCATCTGCTGGCCGCGCATTGCGATCCAAAAGGCAAAATGTGGAGCAACCTGCGTCTGTTCCGCCGTCAGGACGGATTCGCCTTTATTGAGCGCCGCAGCCTGCGTGACGCCCAGCTTAAAGAGCTGAAAAAATACGCGGTCTTTTCTAAAGTCACCATCACCCCGGACGATGAACACGTTCTGCTGGGGGTTGCGGGTTTCCAGGCGCGTGCAGCGCTGAAAAACCTGTTTGCCGAGCTACCGGATGCCGAAAAACAGCTGGTCAGCGAGGGCGCAACTTCCATTCTGTGGTTCGAACATCCGGCGGAACGCTTCCTGCTGGTAACCGACGTGGCCACGGCGGAACGCGTCACCGACGCCCTGCGCGGTGAAGCACAGCTCAACAACAGCCAGCAGTGGCTGGCGCTGAACATTGAAGCGGGCCTGCCGGTCATTGACGCGGCAAACAGCGCGCAGTTTATTCCGCAGGCGACAAACATCCAGGCGCTGGGCGGCATCAGCTTTAAGAAAGGCTGCTACACCGGTCAGGAGATGGTGGCGCGGGCGAAATTCCGCGGCGCGAACAAACGCGCCCTGTGGACGCTGGCAGGTCACGCCAGCCGCGTGCCGGAAGCGGGTGAAGATCTTGAGATGAAGATGGGCGAAAACTGGCGCCGTACCGGCACCGTGTTAGCCGCCGTCCAGCTCGATGATGGCCGTCTGCTGGTGCAGGTTGTCATGAATAATGACATGGAGCCCGACAGCGTGTTCCGCGTGCGGGATGATGCAAACACGCTCAGCATTGAGCCGCTGCCGTATTCTCTGGAAGATTGA
- the sdhE gene encoding FAD assembly factor SdhE — protein sequence MDINNKARIHWACRRGMRELDISIMPFFEYEYDSLSDDDKRLFVRLLESDDPDLFNWLMNHGKPADTELQRMVQLIQTRNQERGPVAI from the coding sequence ATGGATATTAACAACAAGGCCCGTATTCACTGGGCGTGCCGTCGCGGCATGCGTGAGCTTGATATCTCCATCATGCCTTTCTTCGAGTATGAGTACGACAGCTTAAGCGATGACGATAAGCGCCTGTTTGTCCGTCTGCTTGAGTCTGACGATCCGGATTTATTCAACTGGCTGATGAATCACGGCAAGCCCGCCGACACCGAGTTGCAACGGATGGTGCAATTAATTCAAACACGGAATCAGGAACGTGGTCCTGTGGCAATCTGA
- a CDS encoding protein YgfX yields MVLWQSDLRVSWRSQWMSLLLHGLVAALVLLVPWPLSYTPLWLLLLSFVVFDSVRSQRRINARQGEIKLLMDSRLRWQGKEWEMTGTPWMLNTGMMLRLRRVEDNRREHLWLAADSMDPAEWRDLRRLIVQQPTQE; encoded by the coding sequence GTGGTCCTGTGGCAATCTGATCTTCGCGTCTCGTGGCGCTCACAGTGGATGTCCTTACTGCTCCACGGTCTGGTCGCGGCATTGGTGTTACTGGTGCCGTGGCCACTTAGCTATACCCCGCTGTGGTTGCTATTACTGTCGTTTGTGGTGTTTGACAGCGTGCGCAGCCAGCGTCGAATCAACGCCCGTCAGGGTGAAATTAAGCTGCTGATGGATTCTCGCCTGCGCTGGCAGGGAAAAGAGTGGGAGATGACAGGGACGCCGTGGATGCTTAACACGGGGATGATGCTACGGCTGCGACGGGTTGAGGACAATCGTCGCGAGCACCTGTGGCTGGCCGCAGACAGTATGGATCCCGCAGAGTGGCGTGATCTGCGCCGGTTGATTGTGCAACAGCCGACGCAGGAGTAA
- the fldB gene encoding flavodoxin FldB produces the protein MNIGLFYGSSTCYTEMAAEKIRDIIGPELVTLHNLKDDAVALMEQYDVLILGIPTWDFGEIQEDWEAIWDQLDSVNFDGKIIAMYGMGDQLGYGEWFLDALGMLHDKLAPKGATFIGYWPTEGYEFTSQKPIIADGQLFVGLALDETNQYDLSDERLQTWCEQILGEMAEQFS, from the coding sequence ATGAATATTGGTCTGTTCTATGGTTCCAGCACCTGCTACACCGAAATGGCGGCGGAGAAAATTCGCGACATCATTGGTCCGGAACTGGTGACGTTGCATAACCTGAAAGATGACGCGGTGGCGCTGATGGAGCAGTACGATGTGCTGATCCTCGGTATCCCGACCTGGGACTTCGGTGAGATACAGGAAGACTGGGAAGCCATCTGGGATCAGCTCGATTCAGTCAATTTTGACGGCAAAATCATTGCGATGTACGGCATGGGCGATCAGCTGGGCTACGGGGAGTGGTTCCTTGACGCACTCGGCATGCTGCATGACAAACTGGCGCCAAAGGGTGCGACGTTTATCGGCTACTGGCCAACAGAAGGCTATGAGTTCACCAGCCAGAAACCGATTATCGCCGACGGTCAGCTGTTTGTCGGGCTCGCGCTGGATGAAACCAACCAGTACGATCTCAGCGACGAGCGCCTGCAAACCTGGTGCGAGCAGATCCTGGGTGAGATGGCCGAGCAGTTCAGCTGA
- the xerD gene encoding site-specific tyrosine recombinase XerD, giving the protein MEKDLALIEQFLDALWLEKNLAENTLSAYRRDLTLLVEWLAHRGLTLESAQSDDLQGLLAERMEGGYKATSSARLLSAMRRLFQHLYREKIRADDPSALLASPKLPQRLPKDLSEAQVERLLQSPAVDLPLELRDKAMLELLYATGLRVSELVGLTMSDISLRQGVVRVIGKGNKERLVPLGEEAVYWLETYLEHGRPWLLNGVSIDVLFPSQRAQQMTRQTFWHRIKHYATLAGIDSEKLSPHVLRHAFATHLLNHGADLRVVQMLLGHSDLSTTQIYTHVATERLRQLHQQHHPRA; this is encoded by the coding sequence GTGGAAAAGGATCTCGCACTCATCGAACAGTTTCTCGACGCGCTGTGGCTGGAGAAAAACCTCGCTGAAAACACGCTTAGCGCCTATCGTCGGGATCTCACTCTGCTGGTGGAGTGGCTGGCGCACCGGGGGCTGACGCTCGAAAGCGCGCAAAGCGATGACCTGCAAGGGTTACTGGCTGAGCGGATGGAAGGAGGCTACAAAGCTACCAGCTCCGCGCGTCTGCTGAGCGCCATGCGCCGCCTGTTCCAGCATCTGTACCGCGAGAAGATCCGCGCGGATGATCCCAGCGCACTGCTGGCATCGCCGAAACTGCCTCAGCGGTTGCCAAAAGATCTCAGCGAAGCACAAGTTGAGAGATTATTACAGTCGCCCGCAGTTGACCTTCCGCTGGAGTTACGCGATAAAGCCATGCTTGAACTATTGTATGCCACGGGCTTGCGCGTTTCTGAGCTGGTTGGCCTGACGATGAGCGACATTAGCCTGCGTCAGGGCGTGGTGCGCGTCATCGGTAAAGGGAACAAAGAACGGCTGGTGCCGCTGGGTGAAGAGGCGGTCTACTGGCTGGAGACGTATCTCGAACACGGGCGTCCGTGGCTGCTGAACGGTGTCTCTATAGATGTCTTGTTCCCGAGCCAGCGTGCACAGCAGATGACGCGACAAACGTTCTGGCATCGCATTAAACATTACGCCACACTGGCGGGTATTGACAGTGAGAAGCTGTCGCCGCACGTTTTGCGTCACGCCTTCGCGACGCATCTGTTAAACCACGGCGCTGATTTACGCGTGGTCCAGATGCTGCTTGGACACAGCGATCTTTCAACGACGCAGATTTACACCCATGTCGCGACGGAACGCCTGCGGCAGCTACACCAACAGCACCACCCTCGCGCGTGA
- the dsbC gene encoding bifunctional protein-disulfide isomerase/oxidoreductase DsbC has protein sequence MKKSLALLTLLAASVSGFAHADDAAIKQSLTKLGVASSEIQPAPVAGMKTVLTNSGVLYVTEDGKHIIQGPMYDVSGAQPVNVTNQLLMKNLNALEKEMIVYKAAQEKHVITVFTDITCGYCHKLHEEMKDYNALGITVRYLAFPRAGVQSQPEQDMKAIWCAKDRNKAFDDAMNGKGVKPASCDIDIANHYALGVQFGVSGTPAIVLSNGYVVPGYQGPKEMKAFLDEHQKQMGGK, from the coding sequence ATGAAAAAGTCTTTAGCGCTGCTCACCCTGCTGGCAGCTTCGGTTTCCGGTTTTGCCCATGCGGACGATGCCGCCATTAAACAGTCTCTGACGAAACTCGGCGTCGCCAGCAGCGAGATCCAGCCAGCGCCGGTGGCTGGCATGAAAACCGTTTTAACCAACAGCGGCGTGCTGTACGTGACCGAAGACGGCAAGCACATCATTCAGGGACCCATGTACGACGTGAGCGGAGCGCAGCCGGTCAACGTGACTAACCAGCTGCTGATGAAAAACCTGAACGCGCTCGAAAAAGAGATGATTGTTTACAAAGCGGCGCAGGAAAAACACGTTATTACCGTCTTCACCGACATCACCTGCGGCTACTGCCACAAGCTGCATGAAGAGATGAAAGACTATAACGCGCTGGGCATTACCGTGCGTTATCTGGCCTTCCCTCGCGCCGGTGTGCAGAGCCAGCCTGAGCAGGATATGAAAGCGATCTGGTGTGCGAAAGACCGTAATAAGGCCTTTGATGACGCAATGAACGGCAAAGGCGTGAAGCCTGCGTCCTGCGATATCGACATCGCTAACCACTACGCGCTGGGCGTACAGTTTGGCGTGAGCGGTACGCCAGCCATTGTGCTGAGCAACGGCTACGTGGTGCCGGGCTATCAGGGTCCAAAAGAGATGAAAGCGTTCCTCGACGAGCACCAGAAACAGATGGGTGGTAAATAA